A single Fundidesulfovibrio terrae DNA region contains:
- a CDS encoding FliH/SctL family protein: MDTNSGGFLPGNARVVMGIGTAGPSEMTVHEIEGIKTQTLDEQTELAFWARVRAKAQAKAKEILNQAMADAEAIREQARQEGLQQGLADSRQACEAELSAMGGSLAVMLQGLEADRANLWARHRQEFAALLRLAVEKTLHTELGERRQEVLGNLMDQAIELLDTRQGFTVLVNPDDEQVVGVLLEEAKKAHPSLGAWRIKTDPAMTPGGIRLESEAGMVDNTLDTRFEQISDLLSRVEFNEGQP, from the coding sequence ATGGATACAAATTCCGGCGGCTTCCTGCCCGGCAACGCCCGGGTGGTCATGGGCATCGGCACGGCCGGGCCCTCCGAGATGACCGTCCACGAGATCGAGGGCATCAAGACCCAGACCCTGGACGAGCAGACCGAACTGGCCTTCTGGGCCAGGGTCCGGGCCAAGGCCCAGGCCAAGGCCAAGGAAATCCTCAACCAGGCCATGGCCGACGCCGAAGCCATCCGCGAACAGGCCCGCCAGGAGGGCCTGCAGCAGGGCCTGGCCGACTCCCGCCAGGCCTGCGAGGCCGAACTCTCGGCTATGGGCGGGTCGCTGGCCGTCATGCTCCAGGGGCTCGAGGCCGACCGCGCCAACCTTTGGGCCCGGCACCGCCAGGAATTCGCCGCGCTTCTCAGGCTGGCCGTGGAAAAGACCCTGCACACAGAACTGGGCGAACGCCGCCAGGAGGTGCTCGGCAACCTCATGGACCAGGCCATCGAACTGCTCGACACCCGCCAGGGCTTCACCGTGCTGGTGAACCCCGACGACGAGCAAGTCGTGGGAGTGCTCCTGGAAGAGGCCAAGAAGGCCCACCCAAGCTTGGGCGCGTGGCGCATCAAGACCGATCCGGCCATGACCCCGGGCGGCATCCGCCTCGAATCCGAAGCGGGGATGGTGGACAACACCCTGGACACCCGCTTTGAACAGATTTCCGACCTTCTGA
- the fliG gene encoding flagellar motor switch protein FliG, producing MALTGPQKTAVLCLALGDKFCSEVFKRMDRGEIARISKAMLEIDTIEKEGVEEVLKEFNETMQFGQELLVGGPDTVKRMLSKALDSDTAKYIMDSLEIASGPTPFQELENVSPRILAQILRSEHPQTLALILGHLHPDQAAELLQNLPSGVRAEVLMRLARLEAVAEEMLLEVDKVLQNQLIAMGGKEGKKVGGVTAVAEILNAVDRATEEEVLSEIEEESAQMAEDIRNLMFVFEDVKALDDRSIRELLKEVSNEELTQALKGASDDLKEKFFKNLSERAATMIKEDLEIMGPVRLADVEAAQQNVVKTVRRLEAEGKIAIGRGGGDVFI from the coding sequence ATGGCCCTGACCGGACCGCAAAAGACCGCCGTGCTCTGCCTGGCGCTCGGCGACAAATTCTGCTCCGAGGTGTTCAAACGCATGGACAGGGGCGAGATCGCCCGCATCTCCAAGGCCATGCTGGAAATCGACACCATCGAGAAGGAAGGCGTCGAAGAGGTGCTCAAGGAGTTCAACGAGACGATGCAGTTCGGTCAGGAGTTGCTGGTGGGCGGCCCGGACACGGTCAAGCGCATGCTCTCCAAGGCGCTGGACTCCGACACCGCCAAGTACATCATGGATTCGCTGGAGATCGCCTCCGGGCCCACTCCCTTCCAGGAGCTGGAAAACGTCTCCCCGCGCATCCTGGCCCAGATACTCAGAAGCGAACACCCGCAGACCCTGGCCCTCATCCTGGGGCACCTGCATCCCGACCAGGCCGCGGAGCTGCTCCAGAACCTGCCCTCGGGCGTGCGGGCCGAAGTGCTCATGCGCCTGGCGCGCCTGGAGGCCGTGGCCGAGGAGATGCTCCTGGAAGTGGACAAGGTGCTGCAAAACCAGCTCATCGCCATGGGTGGAAAAGAAGGCAAGAAGGTGGGCGGCGTCACGGCGGTGGCCGAAATCCTCAACGCGGTGGACCGCGCGACCGAAGAAGAGGTCCTCTCCGAAATCGAAGAGGAATCGGCGCAGATGGCCGAGGACATCCGCAACCTCATGTTCGTGTTCGAGGACGTCAAGGCCCTGGACGACCGCTCCATCCGTGAACTGCTCAAGGAAGTCTCCAACGAGGAGCTCACCCAGGCCCTCAAGGGCGCCTCCGACGACCTCAAGGAGAAGTTCTTCAAGAACCTCTCCGAGCGCGCCGCCACCATGATCAAGGAAGACCTGGAGATCATGGGGCCCGTGCGCCTGGCCGACGTGGAGGCCGCGCAGCAGAACGTGGTCAAGACCGTGAGAAGACTGGAGGCCGAAGGCAAGATCGCCATCGGCCGAGGCGGCGGCGATGTCTTCATCTAG
- the fliF gene encoding flagellar basal-body MS-ring/collar protein FliF codes for MPALLKSLWDQATRFWSARTMAQRILFAGVAVSVVAAFVLMVLWFNQPDYKVLFTKLAQDDANRVMEMLKANKTPFKLEDGGQTILVPADQVSETRIKVAGEGKLRGAGLGYEIFDETKVGQTDFVQRINYQRALQGELARTISEFPAVDKARVHLVLPAKSLFIEEQRKSSASVVLTLKPGAKLEQKQIQGIVNFVAMSVEGLDPSRVTITDTAGKIVYQAKDGGSIDGLTNTQFDFRNNYQQNIERKIEELLTPIVGGGKSIAKVSASLDFSQRVTKRQSFDPNKTVVRSETREESSTNQKANVDGSVPETNFRGDGFSGTQNKVDQSQEKRITNYEIDAEQQEIVAPSGELQRLSVAVIVDYIQDPNSKEPKFIPRPAEEIERIKQAVSSAVGIDLKRGDTIEVSSMSFGERELMAEPSLTQNMLEYAQRLGKPFLNGLLVFLFLLLVVRPVVMALIRPRVTREEIEQLNRLPEAERRIALAEPEEDESELLEISKRLENAKVLAQQLFETNTEQAIQILRGWLKQEAA; via the coding sequence ATGCCCGCTCTGCTCAAATCGCTCTGGGATCAGGCCACCCGTTTCTGGTCCGCCCGCACCATGGCCCAGCGTATCCTGTTCGCCGGAGTCGCCGTCTCGGTGGTCGCCGCCTTCGTGCTGATGGTCCTGTGGTTCAACCAGCCCGACTACAAGGTGCTCTTCACCAAGCTGGCCCAGGACGACGCCAACCGCGTCATGGAAATGCTCAAGGCGAACAAGACGCCCTTCAAGCTCGAGGACGGCGGCCAGACCATCCTGGTCCCGGCCGACCAGGTGAGCGAGACCCGCATCAAGGTGGCTGGCGAAGGCAAGCTGCGCGGCGCGGGCCTGGGCTATGAGATTTTCGACGAGACCAAGGTGGGCCAGACCGACTTCGTGCAGCGCATCAACTACCAGCGAGCCCTGCAGGGCGAGCTGGCGCGCACCATTTCGGAATTCCCCGCCGTGGACAAGGCCCGGGTGCACCTGGTGCTGCCCGCCAAGAGCCTCTTCATCGAGGAGCAGCGCAAGTCCAGCGCCTCGGTGGTGCTGACGCTTAAGCCCGGGGCCAAGCTCGAGCAGAAGCAGATTCAGGGCATCGTCAACTTCGTGGCCATGAGCGTGGAAGGCCTGGACCCCAGCCGCGTCACCATCACCGACACCGCGGGCAAGATCGTCTACCAGGCCAAGGACGGCGGGAGCATCGACGGCCTCACCAATACCCAGTTCGACTTCCGCAACAACTACCAGCAGAACATCGAACGCAAGATCGAGGAACTGCTCACCCCCATCGTGGGCGGCGGCAAGTCCATCGCCAAGGTGTCGGCCAGCCTGGACTTCTCCCAGCGCGTCACCAAGCGCCAGAGCTTTGACCCCAACAAGACCGTGGTGCGCTCCGAGACCCGCGAGGAATCCTCCACCAACCAGAAGGCCAACGTGGACGGCTCCGTGCCTGAGACCAACTTCCGGGGTGACGGCTTCTCCGGCACCCAGAACAAGGTCGACCAGTCTCAGGAAAAGCGCATCACCAACTACGAGATCGACGCCGAGCAGCAGGAGATCGTGGCCCCTTCCGGGGAGTTGCAGCGCCTCTCCGTCGCGGTTATCGTGGACTACATTCAGGATCCGAACAGCAAGGAACCCAAGTTCATCCCCAGGCCCGCCGAAGAGATCGAGCGCATCAAGCAGGCCGTATCCAGCGCGGTGGGCATCGATCTCAAGCGCGGCGACACCATCGAGGTGAGCTCCATGTCCTTCGGCGAGCGCGAGCTGATGGCCGAGCCGAGCCTCACCCAGAACATGCTGGAATACGCCCAGCGCCTGGGCAAGCCCTTCCTGAACGGCCTCCTGGTGTTCCTCTTCCTGCTCCTGGTGGTGCGCCCGGTGGTCATGGCCCTCATCCGCCCCCGCGTCACTCGCGAGGAGATCGAGCAGCTCAACCGCCTGCCCGAGGCCGAACGGCGCATCGCCCTGGCCGAGCCCGAAGAGGACGAGTCGGAACTGCTGGAAATCTCGAAGCGGCTGGAGAACGCCAAGGTTCTGGCGCAGCAGCTCTTCGAGACCAACACCGAACAGGCCATCCAGATCCTTCGAGGATGGCTCAAGCAGGAGGCTGCGTAA
- the fliE gene encoding flagellar hook-basal body complex protein FliE, with product MAISPIGINAYRAAMGQNTLGTTGAQGVQQKVAEAFGTSGSHKTNFVDSLKSSLADVNAEQIKKDQMVSSFTTGENQNVHELMIQLQKAGLAMSMTSTVRNKVMDMYKELVKMPF from the coding sequence ATGGCCATCAGTCCAATCGGCATCAACGCCTACCGCGCCGCCATGGGCCAGAACACTCTGGGCACCACGGGCGCCCAGGGCGTGCAGCAGAAAGTGGCCGAGGCCTTCGGCACCTCGGGCAGCCACAAGACCAACTTCGTGGATTCGCTCAAGAGCTCCCTGGCCGACGTCAACGCCGAACAGATCAAGAAGGACCAGATGGTGTCCTCCTTCACCACCGGCGAGAACCAGAACGTCCACGAACTCATGATCCAGCTGCAGAAGGCCGGCCTGGCCATGTCCATGACCTCCACCGTGCGCAACAAGGTCATGGATATGTACAAGGAACTGGTCAAGATGCCTTTCTAG